AAGGACTTGTTTCTTGTGCGGGGTTTCTCTCTTCCCTTGTGGGAAAAAACCTCCACCTTCATACCAACCCCAAGTTTAGTTTTGTCTGGGACAATAACTACATCAAGAGTTTGGAAGTGAATCGCCTCATCGATGAATCTGCTCCCAAAACTCTGTTTGAAGAACTGCATGCAGGTGAAGACGAAACGGAATCGGAAGAGGGTGGGGACATGGATGAAGAATCTGAGAATACAAATTCGGATGACTCGGATTCAGAAGCGGAATCTGAAACATCAACTGAGGATTCAGAAAACGATTCCGATTCCAACTCCAATTCGAAAACCACATAACTACTTTTTCCATAATCATTGTTAGGTGATTTGTCCTATGTCTAAAATCTACCAATCTGGATTTTTATTTGTTTATAAACCACCTGGGATCACAAGTTCCGATTTAGTTTTAAAAACCAAACGCCTTCTCAAACAAAAGTCAATCGGCCACACGGGAACCCTCGACCGGTTTGCCGAGGGCCTTCTTATTTTGCCCTGCGGCGACTACACTGCTTTTTCCCAAGTATTCCTTGGAAAAGACAAAACCTATTTTGCGGAAGTGGTTGTGGGGCTCCGCACCGATTCAGGAGATCCTGAGGGAGTGGTGGAAGTGGATGAAAGAGAAACTATCCTTCCTGTTTTTTCTTCCGAGTTTTCTAAAGAAAGATTGGAAGAGGAACTCGGTGGGCTCACCAAACTCAAATCTCAAAAAGCTCCTAAAATTTCAGCCCTCAAAGTAGGTGGCAAACGCCAATCCGATCTAGTCCGGGAAGGGTCCGTTGTGGAAGAAAAGGAAAGGGCCATTTCGATCTACAAAGTATCCGAGATCCAAAGGACAGATCTTGGTTTTTCCTTTCGGATCCACGTGAGTTCTGGAACGTACATCCGAAAAATTGTTTTGGATCTATCGGACAAGTGGGGGATTCCGCTTTCCTTGGGGCGGCTTATCCGCGAATCCATCGGAGAATTCGATTTAAACGGGGTAAAACCCCTGGAAGAAATCACCCATTTGGACCTACGCTCTTGGAAGGAAGTATTTCCGCTTCCCATCCGCATAGCCGACGAGGCGGAAAAAAAGGCCGTGATCCATGGGGGATACATTTGGGACAAACTCCCGAAGGCAGATGAAAATGGTTTTTATATCTTGGATTCTGACGAAACCACCATCCTTGCTTGGTGTTCTTACGACGGGAAACCGGACCACATTCCCTACCGTTACAGAAAAGTATTTTTTGACCCTTCCTTAAAAATTATGTTTTCTAAATGAGACCTTCTTAAAATCTGGACACTGTTATGATCACAAAAGAACAAAAACAGCAGATCATTGCTACTTTCGGTAGCAAACCAAACGACTCAGGTTCTGCAGAAGTACAAATCGCTCTTCTCGACTCTCGTATTAAAGACCTTACTGAACACTTCAAAGCTAATAAGAAGGACTTCCACTCTCGCCGCGGTCTAATCGCTATGGTGAACCAGAGAAAGAGTTTGTTGGAATATCTAAAACGTTCCAACCTAGAAAGTTATAAAAAGCTGATTGAAAAACTCGGCCTTAGGAAATAAATCCTATGGCTACAGAGTTGACTGGTTCTTGGGGTAGAGACTCTATCACCATTGAGACCGGCAAGTGGGCGAAACAAGCTCACGGGTCGGTTGTATACAAAACCGGAAATTTAGTTCTCCTCGCCACTGTTTGTGCTGCGGAAGAACCAAAAGAAGGACAAGATTTTTTCCCACTTACTTGTGAATACACTGAGAAAGCCTACTCGGTAGGTCGTTTTCCTGGTGGATACTTCAAACGCGAAGCAAAACCTGCAGAACACGAAGTATTACTTTCCCGAATTTTAGATCGTCCCATTCGCCCTATGTTTCCAGAAGGGTACTTCTCTGAAGTACAACTTCTAGTACAAGTATTATCTGCAGACAAACAAGTTTCTGTCCAAGGGCATGCGATTAACGCAGCTTCGGCGGCACTTTCTGTTTCTTCCATTCCTTTTGCAGGCCCCATTGCTGGTGCTCGTATTGGTAGGATCGCTGGTGAATTCATTCTGAACCCCACAAACGAAGAGATCACAAGATCTGATTTGGATTTGGTGGTTGCAGGGACAAAAGAAGCCATCGTTATGATCGAAGGGGAAGCAAGCGAAATCTCTAAAGAAGATATGATGGCTGCTCTCCGTTTTGCCCAAGAACAACTAAAAGTTGCTGTTGAGATGCAAGAGACTTTGGCGGCAAAAAATGGAACTGTCAAAAAAGAAGTCGTTTTAAAAACTCCTGACAAAGAACTTCTTAAAAAAGTTCGTGAGTTCGCCTACGACCGTTTGGCGGCTGCAAACAAAAATTCTGACAAAGCAAAACGTAATGATGACATCAAAGCCATCAACAAAGAAACAGTAGAACATTTTAAAACCCTACTGGCTCCAGAAGACAAATCAAAAGATATCAAACATTACTTACATGAATTAGAATACGAAGTGGTCCGCGAACTAGTGCTAAACGAAGGAATTCGTTTTGATGGTCGTAAAACCAATGAAATTCGTCAAATTTCTTGTGAGATTGATGTCCTTCCTGGACCTCATGGATCAGCAGTATTCACTCGAGGACAAACCCAATCCCTGGGTGTTGTGACTCTAGGAACTACTTCTGACAACCAAAGATACGAAACTTTGGAAGGTTCCAAAGAAAAGAACTTTATGTTGCATTACAATTTCCCTGCATTCTCTGTTGGGGAAGTTCGTAGAAATTCAGGCCCGGGCCGACGAGAAATTGGTCACGGAAACCTAGCAGAACGTGCGATTAAAAAAGTCCTTCCGACGCAAGTGGACTTTCCTTATGTGATTCGAATTGTTTCTGAAATTTTAGAATCCAATGGTTCTTCTTCTATGGCTTCCGTTTGTTCGGGAACCTTGGCCCTTATGGCTGGGGGAGTTCCGATTTCTGGTGCCGTATCTGGAATTGCGATGGGGCTTTTCAGTGATGAAAAAGGTCGGTTTGCGGTTCTTTCTGATATCGCCGGAATCGAAGACCACTTCGGAGACATGGATTTCAAACTCGCAGGAACCAAAAAAGGCATCACTGCCTTCCAAATGGACTTAAAAGTCAATGGACTTGGTTTGGAAGTTTTACAAAAAGCCATCGAACAAGCAGAAGTGGGTCGCGATCATATCCTTGGGGAAATGAACAAAGCAATTTCTTCTGTCAAAGGCAATTTGAGTTTAAATGCACCGCGTATTACTCTGAAACAAATTCCGAAAGATCGAATTGGGGAGCTTATTGGTCCTGGTGGTAAAATGATCCGTGCGATCATCGAACAATCTGGTTCTGAGATTTCTGTAGATGACACGGGAAAGGTAACCATTGCCTCTCCAAGTGAAGAAGCGAAAGAAAAAGCCATTGCCATGATTGATGGAATCTTTGAAGAAATCGAAGTAGGAAGGATCTATGATGGTGTCATCAAACGAATCGCCGACTTTGGTGCCTTTGTGGAAATTTTGCCAGGAAAAGAAGGCCTCTGTCACATATCTAAACTAGATGTGAAACGAGTGCAATCGGTTCGTGACATTGTTACCGAAGGGGACAAGATCCAAGTGAAAGTGATTTCCGTTGATAAAATGGGAAAAATCGACCTTTCCAGAAAGGATGTTCTTCTAGACAACTAAACAGTCCCCAAACAATTGTTTGGGGGGAGTAACCAAATGGCATCCGTCATCGAATGCAAACGAACCGTTTTACCGAATGGGCTAACGGTTCTCTTCCAACCTATGAAACACGCATCCTCTATGGGGGTGGGTGTTTTTTTGAAACAGGGCAGTCTTGCCGAAACCAATTCCGAACATGGTTACTTTCACTTTTTAGAGCACATGCTCTTTAAGGATACAGAGCGTCGGACCAGTAAAGACATTGCCGAATCCATTGAACGTGTGGGTGGGATTTTAAATGGATCCACTGGGCGCGAATACACGCAGTACTATGTAGTTGCCATCAAAGACCAAGCGGAGCTTGCTTTTGAAATCCTTTCTGATATGTTATTTCGTCCCCTTTTTCGCAAAGAAGACATCAAAACAGAGAAGGGTGTCATTATGGAAGAGATGCGTTCCTATGAAGATGCGCCCGATGATTTTGTCTATGATTATTACTTTCGCAATATTTTTGGAAAGTCACCTTACGGGCGTGATATCATTGGAACCAAAAAATCAGTCACAGGTGTCAGTGAAAAATCCATCCGCAGTTTTTTTGAGAAACACTATTTTCCCAAAAATATGGTAATCTCTGTTTCTGGAAATTTTACTTGGGAAAAAATTTTAGACCTCACAAACAAATATTTTTCCTTTGAAAATCCTAAGGGTAAACATCCGACAGAACTCATCATCCCTGCACCTAAGAAACATTATTCCAAACATCTGGAACGCCGAAAAATCGAACAGTTCCATATAATGCTTGGGGTGAATGGAAACAAAAGGGACTACCGAACGGTCACTGTCACCCAACTCATCTCCACCATCCTGGGTGGGGGAATGGCATCACGACTCTTTCAAAACATCCGCGAAAAAGAAGGGCTTTGTTATAGTATTTATAGTTTCCCTTCCTATTACAAAACAACAGGACTATTTTCCATCTCCTCAGCCACTTCCAAAGAGAAGGCAGCCCGTTGTGTGGAGCTCATTCTAAAAGAGTTAGAAAGTATTTCGAAAAATGGTTTTTCTAAATCAGAACTAGCAGATGCGAAATCAAACCAAATGGGTTCGATTGCCATCGGGTATGAACTCCCCGAGAACCGAATGAACAATATTGGCCTCCAAGAAATCTATTACGGAAAATACTTCTCATTGGAAGACCGAATGAAATCGATCAAGTCTGTGACCTTAGAGGAAATCAATGAGACCGCGAAACAGTTGTTTGATTTGAAAAAAGTGCATTTGTCTTGTGTGGGGGATATGTCGGAAAGTCAATTCTCCAAAATCCCGGTGCAGTTGTAAATTTATGAAACCTCCCATTGTATCTCTCCAAATTGTAAATCCTGGGGCCGTCATTCCCGAATACAAAACACCTGGTTCTGCGGGTATGGACCTTTCGGCCTGTCTCACTGGTAATCTAATCCTTCCCAAAGGCGAAGTGGTCTTTGTCCCAACGGGCCTTGCCATGGCCATCCCCGATGGGTATGAAGGGCAAATTCGCCCGAGAAGTGGGTTCTCTACGAAAAATAGAATCATCATGCCCAATAGTCCAGGAACCATCGATTCTGATTATAGGGGAGAAATTCTCATCCCTCTCCTCAATTTGAGTGGAGCTGACTTTGTCCTCGAACCGGGAACCCGTGTGGCCCAGATTGTGTTTCAAGCTGTGGGTCAGTTGAGCTTGCAAGTCGTGTCAGAACTTTCGACCACAGAAAGGGGATCCGGCGGATTTGGAAGCACAGGAAAATAAGACATAACTCAGAAAAAAGACACTTAGCTTTTTGTAAACTCTACCGATAGAAAGCTGTAGAGGTGCCTTTTTATGATGCGATCCCTTTGGACCGGCGCTACCGGGATGATTGCCCAACAATTTCATATTGATACCGTTGCCAACAACTTGGCCAACGTAAACACTACCGGTTTTAAAAAGAACCGTGTGGACTTTGAAGATTTAGTCTACCAACACCAAGTCCTTGCGGGAACTCCAGCCACCTCTGTTTCCGAAATTCCGACTGGTGTGAATGTGGGTCATGGGGTGAAAGTCGCCGCCACACAGAAGTTATTCGAAATCGGTTCTTTCCAAGCCACTGGAAACAAACTCGACCTTGCCCTGACGGGGGAGATGGCATTCTTTAAAATCCAAATGCCTGACGGAACCTTTTCCTATTCGAGGGACGGATCTTTTAAGATCGATTCCAACCAACAAGTGGTCACCTCGAACGGATATCTACTCGAACCGCCCATCATCCTTCCAGAAAACGCCATCCTCAATACTCTTATGGTATCTGAAGAAGGGGAAGTCACAGTAAAAATTGGAAACGACATTCGTCCGACAACGATTGGCCAATTAGAACTCTACCGGTTTGTCAATCCAGCTGGTCTCCAAGCTGTGGGTAAAAACTTGTTTCGAGAAACTGTGGCTTCCGGTGCAGAAATTCCTGGAATGCCCTCGCAAGAAGGATACGGAAGTGTCCTCCAAGGATTTTTAGAAATGAGTAACGTAAAAATCGTAGAGGAGATGGTGAATATGATTGTGGCACAAAGGGCCTACGAATCCAATTCCAAAACCATCCAAACCTCGGATAACATGCTTTCTACGGCGATTGGTTTGAAACGTTAATGAAACTTTGGTTCCTCCTCTTTTTTAGTTTGGTTCTTTCTTTGTCACTCGGTGCAAAGGAAAAGGAGATTCGTCTCTATTTAAAACCCAAAACCATTGTGGGGAATAGTGAGATCCGTTTGTCTGATTTTACCAACTGGAAAGGAAACTGGAACCCAGTGTTGTTTCATAATTTACCATCCCCTCTGGTTTTAGATCCGGAAGAATTAAAGGCATCGCTAAACTCTCGTTACAAAAAAGAAACGGGAGAAGATCTTTTTTTGGAAGTGATGGGAAAAGAAGGTATTCTACTTCCGAAAACAAGTGTTGTCGGAAAAAAAGATTTAGAACGAAGTCTTTGGAAAGAACTGCAAGAGTCTGTTGGTGGTTCTCTCGGTGAAGAAGGTAATTCCATTCGTTTGAGTTCCGAAAAAGATTCGATTCAGACCATCACTGGTACAAAACTCGTATGGCGTAATACGGGTCGCACCCTCCATGCAGGAAAAAGACTTTTTCCCTTGGACTATTATTTTGAAGGGAAGATGGTGCACTCCGAATCCATTCCCTTTCTCATAGAAGAAAAGAAAAAAGCTTACTTCACCACAAGAGAGATTCCCTCCAAAGCAGTCTTAACGGATGCCGACGTGGCTCTAAAAGAATTTTTTACCGCAGACCATAACAGAGAGTATATGGACGAAAGTCCTGTGGGAAAAACAGCTCTCGGAGTTCTCACAAGTGACACAGCCATTGAAAGAAAACAAGTGAGAACCTTACATACGATAGAGAGAGGACAAGAAGTCCAATTAGTATATACTGCCGGAAATTTATTATTAAAAATCAAAACAAGGGCACTTGGTTCTGGGAACCGTGGGGATGAAATCCAAGTTTTGAACTTAGCCTCGCAAAAAATCATCAAAGCCCGTGTGCAAAATGAAGGGATCTGCCTTCTGGAAGAGTTATAAAGTTCTTATGAAATCAAATATACATTTAGATTCAAAATCTAATTTAAATTCAGGTGCAAATGATCAATTTAATGTGGATCATAATCAGATTGTTATCACAAAAAGGATTTCCTTCGAGAGAACTTCACTGGGAAGGAAATTTGTCATTTCGATTTCTGAACTTGCAGCCATTAGTTTTTTGACTTTCACTTGTCTTTCTATTTTGTCCGCAGATTCCTTATGGAAAGACAAAGATCCGTATTCGTATCCGAAAACCATCCAACCAGGAACGGTTGTCAAAGTAGTTTTAAAAAATGGACTTCGGGTAGAATACGAATCGGAATACAAAGCTACCTTTGATAATGATATCAAAACCGTTCCCGATAAAAAATTAGTCCCTGACCTACCGACTTATAATTCCAATTCCACTTATATGCGCTCCAAAGTGGGGAAATCAAAATCCCAAGGCAAAGTAGTGGGTGTGATGGCGGTTCTTGTCACAGGGATTGATCCAGGGACAGGAAATTTGGAGCTTGAGGGAAGTAAGGTATTTAACTTATCGGAAGAGAGGATTAACCTTCGTTTGTCGGGAACGATTTCCCCTGAAGATTTAGATAAAAATCGGTTTATTTCGAGTGATCTCATTGCCAACTTGCGAGTGGAATACCAAGGAACCTTAAATCCAAAAGAATTAACCAATCCCAATATCCAAATGAAACGAATTACCAATCCTGATGGAACGGTAACGGAAAAAGCGGAACTTTCTGAACCTGAAAAACAAGAAATTATCTTAAAGAATATCAAACGACTCTTAGGGGAAAGTGAGTGATCTAATGGCTATAAAAGAAATGAGTCAAATTTACTTAAGTATTTTGCTATGGATCCAATCTTTCCGGAATCAATGGGATGGCAATTCAACTTGCAATAAAAGTTTCGATCGGAATAGGAAACGTAAATCGATTACTAACAGTAAAATTTCTATACTCCGTAAAGAATTTAGTTTTGTATATCTCTTATCTTTGGTTCTTTTCAGTTTACATTCATTCCCGATATTTGCCGTCGAAACTCGCCTGAAAGATTTAGTGCGTATCGATGCCGTACGTGAAAACCAACTGACTGGTTTTGGTCTTGTGGTCGGACTGAATGGAACAGGGGATACAAAAAATCCTCTCACTGAAGAAGCCTTACAAAACTATCTTGCGGGCCTTGGTGTGAATACAAAAAAGAATCTAAGGGATGTGAAAAACACAGCTTCCGTTCTTATCACTGCTAATGTTCCCGTCAATCTGAAAGAAGGCGATAAAATTGATATTTTAGTCTCTTCTCTTGGAGATGCACGTTCTTTGGAAGGAGGAGTGCTCTTACAATCTCCCCTCAAAGCAGGAAATGGTGAGACCATTGCGGTTGGCTCCGGCGTACTTGTGTTTGGTGGAAAAGAAAAAAAACGAGGTGGGTCCGATAAAAAGTCGGGATCCAATACGGCCCTTGTTCCCATGGGTGCCATTTTAGAAAAATCCGTTCCCAATGCCCCTATCACTAAATCGGTCAAACTGACCTTACTCGAAAAAGACTACACAACGATGGGAGCCATTGTGGAAGCCATCACGAATGAACTTTCGATTGTTCCCGAGGTGGTATCTCCCACAGAAATTCTCGTTCCGCTTCCACTAAAAACTTCGGCTGTGAATGCAGCGGGGGAGATGGCTGCGGGTGAACCCAAATTAGATTTAGCCTTCCTCGCAAAATTAGAAAATTTAACTGTCAATTCCTCACCTGTAGCTCGGGTCGTGATCAACGAACGTACGGGAACCATTGTGATGGGAGCCAATATTGCGATTGATGAAGTGGCGATCTCCCAACAAGGTCTCACCATCCAGATTGCCAACCGTGACAAGGCTAGGTACTTCTTTCCCATCCAAGACGAGGGAAAAGGGGAATCGGTTTTCGTTTTAAAGGAGACCACCCAAGTCTCGGATGTTGTGGCAGCCCTCAACAAAGTGGGTGCCTCTACCCGGGATATCATTTCCATTCTGGAAGCTCTAAAAAAACAAGGGGCTTTAAAAGCAGAACTTGTGATTCAGTAATTGGGAAAATTGCCGATAGTAATAGAAGACATAATATGGACATTCACAAAATCCAAGACTACTCTGGAAGACTCAGCCGTTCTCAAGATGAATCCATCCTGAATCGGATGAAATCCTATTCGAATGATTTAGAAAAACCGAAAAAACAGGGTGTCTCTGATTTTCAAAACCTAATCGAAACCCATGAAGACCTTATGGGAAAGATAAGTTCGTCTTCCCTTCGAGTGCCACAAAACATTCGGGAGGAAATTAAAGAAGATCCTTATAGAAAAAAGCTCTATGATGCTTCTGTAGAGTTTGAATCTGTTTTTGTGAAGATGATGCTAAAAGAAATGAAAAACACCATCCACAAAGAAAAAATGATCGATGGTGGGTATGCGGAAGAAATTTTTGAAGACATGCTCTATGATGAGTATGCCAAAAACATTTCTCAAAACGAATCTATGGGGATTGCCGAAGAGATTTACAAACAAATGTCAGCATCTCTTCCGCCTGTCAAAAAGAATCCTTATCTATAGATCATTCGATTGGGAACAAAAGGAAAACCTTTGTGCCATCTTCCACCGATCCAATTAAATTAAATCTTTAAAAGATATCTTTTTCAGTTCTTCTTTTAACTTTCCCTCTAGGTGGTCGAGACTCTCGTTTAGCTTAGGAGAAATGTTTCTGAGTTCTTTAGGAGCTCCCAACTTGAAACTGGATGTATTTTCATACAGCGATACCAAATCAATTTGATCTTTGAGTTTTACCGGTGTTATTCGTTTGTCTTCTGTGGTCTCAACGAGTTTTGCATCGGTAAGTTTCTCTAGGATCTCGTTTAAATCTTTTTCGGGAATTAGAAGAGTTTTTCTTAAAACTGAAATTTTGATTAGCTCCCCATTTTTAGATTGGTGGTCATAAGTAAGAGCCAATACCTGGATAGTCTTGTAAAACTCATAAGAAAGATTACTGTCAATATCATCAAACGGGTGTTTGGGGAGGAGGTATCGGTCAGGAAACTGCAAGGTTGCTGTCACTTCGGCACCATAAAGAATGATGAGAGAAATGGAGTAAATGGCAAGTAGGGCAATTGGGATCGCAGCAAGTGCTTTATACACTAACATCGTTTTTTCTGTAAAGGATGTTAAGTAGATATTGATAAATCCCCAAAAGAAAATAATGAGGATGATCCCTGTGACTGCGGCACCAATCGAAGAGGCCTTAATCGGAACTTTGGTATTCGGTATGATATTAAAAATTAACAAGAAGAACAACCAAAGAGCAAGGAGGGGAAGGAGGATTTGGAAGATAGAATAAAGGGAAAAAAATCGTTTTCCCCCTTGGTACTTTTTCCAAATCGTTTGGCCTTTTGAATCATCTTCGACACGAATGATTTTATTGAATTCACCCACTCCCACAATACCCAACATTCCTTCATTTAAGGTTTCTGCCCCGTTTTGCGTTTCGATTTCTATTGTGTCTTCTACAGGTGCTCCCTCTGTTGAAACATCCACTACCTTGGTTTTTTTGGAGAGAAGGATCATGTCAAGGATCATTCCAGCCTTACCTTTGTAAGCCGTAGACCAATTTTCTCCTTCGTCTTCAGAGAGAAGAATGTCACCAAGGGAAGTAAGAATAAAAATATCGAAATCTTGTTTTTTTGGGGAAGTAAACACCCAGACTCTTTCATAAGAATACTTTCTGTGGCTTAAGTCGTTCCAGGTATAACCACCATCAGTGGTTTTAAAAATGGCTCCACTATCTCCCACTAAGAACCCTACATTTCGATTGAGGAATGCAATGTCGTTTAATGGTTTTTGAGAAATCTCTTGTGGGAAAAAGGTAGTCCCTCCATCGCTTGTTTTCCAAAGTCTGCCTTCACGGTCTAAAATAAATCCGTCTTTGTCAGAAAAGAAACGAACGCGGATCGGTGTAATCGCAGGGTCTGTGAATCGTTTGATTTCTTTAAGCGTTTTGCCAATTTCATACCGCAGTGTTCGGGTATCTTTGGTTAGGATGAAAAGTGTATCATAGTCAATCGCACCAAAGTCTGCCACTGTGATTCCTTTTAAGGAATGGAGTTTCCAATTTTTTCCTAAATCATTGGAATATAAAAAAGTTCCTTCTTCCGAAATGGAAAATAAATCATCACCAATGCTTCGAATTCTAAAAAAGTTTTCTTTGGATATGTCTGGTTTTTTGCATGTTCCCGTTTCGACGGTATCAAAATCTACACAAATCATATTTTCAAAATCGATACTGGAATTCGGAATGTAAGATACTGCTTTGTTCAATTCCTTGATTGTTCCAATATTTCCTTTTTCGCCGGCCACCCATATTTCTCCGTGTTTCGTTGAAACAATTGATTTTAAATGAGGAGAACGAACTGAATCTGATATTTTATCGGTAATGTTTTTCCCTACCACAAATAGGAGAGGGCCAAAGGAGATGAGAAAGAAATAAAATACAAATTTATTAATAAAATTTCGGTGTAGGTCAATTTTCCAAATGATATGAAAAGCTTTTTCGAGAGATCTTAAAACGGCTGTAGCAGAGAAGATAAAAACAACAAATCCCACTGCGCCAATTTGGGAAGCAGTTGAGATAATGTCTGTTAGGGTATCAAGATATGGAGTGATATCAAACTGAATATTATTTCGAAGAAGGTAAGAATTGATTTCATCTACCATTTCCCCTTGCCTGGTTTGGATTCCAGAAGCCACTGTAATTAGCGCAAGGGCAACCGTCAAAGTGGGAATGAGAGTGACAATGGTGGTATAGGCAAGGCTTGACCCGATGATAAGGCAATCGTCTTTCATAAAACGATGTACCGATACAAGCAGAACACGAATACTTAAGATGAGTTTTCGTTTCCAACCATCCACTTCTGGAATAACAGTCAGGCGGACAAGTAAGGGTGGTTTGGTTGTATCATTCATTTATGTTTACCTATTTTTTAAAAGCGTACAAAACGTAACTGGAAGTGATGGGGAATCCTTTCCTTTTCCATTTGGATTTACAATGGTAATACGAAATGCGAATCCATTGGAAGTAATCCTTCCAATTTTTGAAAGAACCCCTTGATTTTTGCAGTTTGGCTACTAAAGGAAAATCCACTCCGAAGTAAGATACAAAACGACTAAAACCAAGGTTCGTCAATATTTTTTTTAAGATGGTGTCTGAGTAATAAAAAACATGGCCAGGCATGTAGTAGTGATACTTTGGTCCTTCATTTTTGGCCTGCCAACCATCAAAATTGGCCGTTTGGAGGAGAAGGAGGCCCCCAGGTTTTAGAATACGGGAAAGTTCTTGGAAAAAAAACTTTGGATTTTCTATATGTTCGATCACTTCCACCATAGTGATGACACTGAAGTAGTTGTTCGGAAATTTTGCATCTTCTAAACTTCCGTTAAAAGTAGGAATTCCTTTTTCATTCGCATAACGAGAAGCATATTCTGAGATCTCAACCCCTTGGACTTGGAATCCTTCATCCCTTGCTGATTCTAAAAATCCTCCAAAAGAAGAACCAATATCTAAAAAGTTTCCCGAAGGTATAAACCTCTGGATGTTGCGAACCCTTGCTTTCCAAACATACGATGAGAATTTTTTATTTTCTCTTTCATCGATATAGGTATAGTCGGCTTTGCCTTGGTAATAGTCTTGTCCATACAATTCTTTTTGGTCGGGTCGTGGATAGAGGGCTTGGAGTTTACAATGTTTGCATTCCACAATCGACAACCCAAAATATTTGCCTGTGGTTTTATATAAGGGATGCCAATCACAAAGATGGTCGAGAGGGCATTCTTCGTTCAAAGAAAGGTTTTGATTCATTATTTTTGTGCAAGGAAAAACCAATGACAGATTCTTTCTTCCAATTTACCAAGGGGAGTTCGTTCTGAATACCCGATGGATACATGCGAAAAAATCGAGAGGAATTCTTTTAAGGCGTCGAGGGTGTAAGTTTCCGCATAACCACCGTTAAGATCGACTAAATTCATTTTTCCTTTGGAAAGACCTAGATGAGTATCTCCATCCGCACGAATGGAACCGAGTAAATATCCCCCCTTATCCAAAGAGGAATACAAAGAAGAGAGCAGTTTTTTTGCATCCTCCCTATGGTTGTAATGAAAGACTCCCCAACTCACAATCAGCCCAAATTCGTTGGGTGAAAAGGGGAGGTTTGTATCGGGTGTATGAATCCACTGAATCGGAGATGGATCCCCTTGTAATTGGTCAATCGTAGTTTTTGCAGTGTCACATGCAGTCACCTGGTAACCTTCATTCTGAAGGAGATAGGAATGCCTACCAGAACCACATCCAAAGTCTAGAGCATTTCGATTGGTGGGTTTGATCCGCGAAAGTAGGCGTACTAAATTTTCATCTGGAAAGGCCAATTTTGATTTTGGT
The sequence above is drawn from the Leptospira sp. WS4.C2 genome and encodes:
- a CDS encoding class I SAM-dependent methyltransferase, yielding MNQNLSLNEECPLDHLCDWHPLYKTTGKYFGLSIVECKHCKLQALYPRPDQKELYGQDYYQGKADYTYIDERENKKFSSYVWKARVRNIQRFIPSGNFLDIGSSFGGFLESARDEGFQVQGVEISEYASRYANEKGIPTFNGSLEDAKFPNNYFSVITMVEVIEHIENPKFFFQELSRILKPGGLLLLQTANFDGWQAKNEGPKYHYYMPGHVFYYSDTILKKILTNLGFSRFVSYFGVDFPLVAKLQKSRGSFKNWKDYFQWIRISYYHCKSKWKRKGFPITSSYVLYAFKK
- a CDS encoding YhjD/YihY/BrkB family envelope integrity protein, coding for MNDTTKPPLLVRLTVIPEVDGWKRKLILSIRVLLVSVHRFMKDDCLIIGSSLAYTTIVTLIPTLTVALALITVASGIQTRQGEMVDEINSYLLRNNIQFDITPYLDTLTDIISTASQIGAVGFVVFIFSATAVLRSLEKAFHIIWKIDLHRNFINKFVFYFFLISFGPLLFVVGKNITDKISDSVRSPHLKSIVSTKHGEIWVAGEKGNIGTIKELNKAVSYIPNSSIDFENMICVDFDTVETGTCKKPDISKENFFRIRSIGDDLFSISEEGTFLYSNDLGKNWKLHSLKGITVADFGAIDYDTLFILTKDTRTLRYEIGKTLKEIKRFTDPAITPIRVRFFSDKDGFILDREGRLWKTSDGGTTFFPQEISQKPLNDIAFLNRNVGFLVGDSGAIFKTTDGGYTWNDLSHRKYSYERVWVFTSPKKQDFDIFILTSLGDILLSEDEGENWSTAYKGKAGMILDMILLSKKTKVVDVSTEGAPVEDTIEIETQNGAETLNEGMLGIVGVGEFNKIIRVEDDSKGQTIWKKYQGGKRFFSLYSIFQILLPLLALWLFFLLIFNIIPNTKVPIKASSIGAAVTGIILIIFFWGFINIYLTSFTEKTMLVYKALAAIPIALLAIYSISLIILYGAEVTATLQFPDRYLLPKHPFDDIDSNLSYEFYKTIQVLALTYDHQSKNGELIKISVLRKTLLIPEKDLNEILEKLTDAKLVETTEDKRITPVKLKDQIDLVSLYENTSSFKLGAPKELRNISPKLNESLDHLEGKLKEELKKISFKDLI
- a CDS encoding class I SAM-dependent methyltransferase, whose amino-acid sequence is MKNVWDEHYERPKSKLAFPDENLVRLLSRIKPTNRNALDFGCGSGRHSYLLQNEGYQVTACDTAKTTIDQLQGDPSPIQWIHTPDTNLPFSPNEFGLIVSWGVFHYNHREDAKKLLSSLYSSLDKGGYLLGSIRADGDTHLGLSKGKMNLVDLNGGYAETYTLDALKEFLSIFSHVSIGYSERTPLGKLEERICHWFFLAQK